The sequence TGTCTTCGGCCCCGCACAGGGCGCAGCAGCCGTCCCAGGTCTCCACCTCGAAGGGGTAGTCCTCGAAATCCAGGCTTTTCACCTCGGTATAGGGCGGGATGGCGTAGATGCGCTTTTCGCGGCCCGCGCCGAAGACGTGCAGGGCAGGGGAGTTGTCGAGTTTGGGGTTGTCGAATTTGGGGATGGGCGACGGGCTCATGATGTACCGGCCGTTGACCTTGACCGGGTACATGAAGTTGGTGGCGATGCGCCCGTGCCGGGCGATGTCCTCGTACAACTGGACGTGCATGACCCCGTATTCCTCAAGGGCGTGCATGGTCCGGGTCTCGGTCTCGCGCGGTTCCACCCAGCGCAGAGGCTCGGGGATGGGTACCTGGTAGACCATGATCTGGCCGTCCGTAAGCGGTGTCTCGGGGATGCGGTGGCGGGTCTGGATGACGGTGGCCTCACCGGTCCGTTCCGTGGTTTTCACCCCGGTGACCTTGGCGAAGAACTTGCGGATGGAGACCGCGTTGGTGGTGTCGTCCGCGCCCTGGTCGATGACCTTGAACACGTCGTCCGGCCCGAGAATGGAGGCGGACAGCTGGATGCCGCCCGTTCCCCAGCCGTACGGCATGGGCATCTCGCGTCCGGCAAAGGGCACCTGATAGCCGGGGATGGCCACGGCTTTGAGAATGGCCCGTCGGATCATCCGCTTGGTCTGTTCGTTCAGATAGCCGTAGTTGTAGCCCGCTTCCACTGCGGGTGGGGTCTGTGCGGCGGTGGTCATGCGGCCTCCTCGGTCTCGGCTTCGGCCCGTTTGAGGATCTCGGCCCGCATGCCTCGAACCATGACCAGATCTGCCTGGAAATCCACGTAATGGGGCAGCTTGAGGTGCTGGACAAAACCCTGCGCCTCCACGTTGTCGCTATGGGACAGGACGAATTCCTCGTCACGGGACGGGGCGTTGATGTCCTCGCCCAGCTCGCGGGCCTGGAGCGAGCGGTCCACCAGGGACATGGCCAGGACCTTGCGCTCGTTGTAGCCGAAGGACAGGCCATACCCGCGGGTGAACCGGGGCAGCTCGTCCTTGGACCCCTTGAAGCTGGTGACCATCTCGCACTCGGACACGGTGATGTCGCCGATCTCCACCTCGAAGCCGAGTTCGTCCGGGCAGATGGATACGGCCACCTCGCCCATGCGGATTTCGCCCGCAAAGGGGTGGTTGTCGCCGAAGCCGCGCTGGCTGGAATAGCCCAGCGCCAGGAGGAACCCTTCGTCGCCGCGCGCCAGATTCTGCAGGCGCACGTCGCGGGAAGCCGGATAGGTCATCGGGTCGCGGGTGATGTCGCCCACGGGCCGCTCTGCATCGTCGCCGGGCCGGTCCACCAGGCCTTCCTCGGCCAGAAGGTCCATGACCCTGGTCAGCGGCGGCTCGCCGGTCCGGTCGTCATGCCCTTCGTCCGGGGCCATGGCCGCGGGTTCGGGATGGCTCTCGGCGGCCAGGGTGAAGTCCAGGAGCCGGTGTGTGTAGTCGAAGGTCGGTCCGAGGACCTGGCCGCCGGGGATGTCCTTGAAGGTGGCCGAAATGCGGCGGCGAACATCCATGGCCGTGGTGTCCACGGGCAGGGAGTCGTACAGCCGGGGCAGGGTCGTGCGGTAGGCCCGCAGCAGAAAGGTCGCCTCCACCAGGTCGCCGCGCGCCTGTTTCACGGCCAGGGCCGCAAGCCAGGGGTCGTACAACGCGCCCTCGCTCATGACCCGGTCCACGGACAGGCGCATCTGTTGAAGAATCTGTTCCACGCTCAGTTCCGGGACGCTTGGCTCGCCCCGACGCTCTTCGGCCATGAGCCGATGGGCGTTTTCGATGGCCTGTTCGCCACCTTTGACGGCTACGTACACGTTAAATTCCCACCTGGATCGTCCTCGGCAGGGAGACGATTTCTGTTTGAGTTGCCAGAATCACGTCGATTCCCAGGGGGAAACGCCGCGCGTTGCGCTGCATCGACCGCCAGAAGTCCGGGTTCAGCCCGTCCACGTGCAGCCGTGTCTCGCCGTTGATGCCCGGGCCGGACAGGGGAACGCCCCGGCCCACGTTCATGGCCTTGACCTGGATTATCAGGGTAGCCGAGCGGTCAGGGTATTCGAGGTCGCCGGGGTGGAACTGTCCGAGGTCCGGCAGTTCCTGGCCGTCCAGTACCAGTCCGAAGGCTGCACTTTCCGGCTTGCTGCATATGGGGCAGCCGCAGTGGAAACGCAGGTATGTCTGGATATCCAGCGGGTCGGTCGAGCCGATCCACAGGGGGGTGTCCATATCCACCAGTGTCAGGCAGACCGCGGCTGCGGCCGGATGCAACCCCTTGGGCGGCTTGGGCCAGTTGCCGAGCACGGTGACCGTGCCCGGATGGGACATGGTCAGGAGTATGGCCCGGAAAATACGCTGGTTCTCAAGGGCCGGTTCGCGCGGCTCCCTGGCCGCGTCCATGGCTTGTCCTTGCATGGGTTCCCCCTAGTCTTGGCCGCGGACCATGGTGAAGAAGTTCACCCTGGTGGCCGCGGTTTTGGCTGCCCGCTTGCGGCGTCCCTCCAAGAGGGAGGCCGACAGCGGTTCGATGACGGCCCGGTGCAGGGCGGGGCCGGATTCAGGGTCCTGGAGCAGGGCGTCGAACAGGGCTGCCAGCTCGGCATGACGCGCGTCGCGTCCGGCCACGAAGCCGTGACCAACGCTGCCGTCCGCCAGGCGAACCGAGCAGCGGCACATGGTCATTTCGCCGAGGTTGAAACGCTCCCCGCGGGCTTCGGCCCGGGCCTGGACCATGGTCATGCCTACCTCGGGCGGGCGCAGGTGTTCGAAGCGGGGTTCGGGATCGAGCCGGGCGTAGGCCGCCTCCAGCCTCTCGGTACCGGTCCGGGCGAGGACCCCCATCCATTCCTTTCTGGCTCGGGTTTGCCGGTCCATGGGGGCCTTCATGTCACTATCCGGTTTCATTTGTGTGAAATCCTCATAAGTTGTCTAGACAACCGACGGGGCCTGTGCTCTGTCGGGCGGAAAAAGATTCGAGGTCATGCCATGCTCACGCGCGGAAACGGGATCGCCCTTTGGCGGCAGATCCATGCGCAACTGGAAACGGCCATATCGTCCGGACGGTTCGGTCCGGGTGACCGCCTGCCGTCGGAAAACAGCCTGTCCGTCGAGTTCGGGGTGAACCGCCATACGATCCGGCGCGCTCTGTCCGTGCTCGAGGAGGAGGGGCGCATCCGCGTGGAGCAGGGGCGCGGTTCCTTTGTGCGCGAGCCGGTCATTCACTATCCGGTCAGTCGTCGCACCCGGTTCAGCGAGAATTTGTCCCGCCAACGGCGTACGCCGGGAAACATCCTGCTCAGCGCCGTGGATGCCGAGGCCGACCCGCAGGTGGCCGAGGCCCTGGGCATACGCCCCGGCGAGGTGGTCACGCGGATCACCAGCGCGGGCGAGGCGGACGGCAGGCGCATCAGCTACTCCACGGCCTTTTTCCCCAAGACGCTCTTTCCGGGCATGGTCCGCGTCTACCGTGAACTGAAGTCCGTGACCCGGACGCTCGAGTACTTCGGGGTGACCGACTACTCGCGCAAACAGACCCGGATCATCGCCCGTATGCCCACCGGCGAGGAGGCCGGGGAGCTGCGCCAGCCCAAGACCCGCCCGGTTCTCGTCACCGAGAGCGTCAACGTGGACGAGAAGGGCGTACCCGTGGAGTTCGGGGTCTGCCTGTTCGCCAGCGACTGGGTGCAGATTCTGGTCGAGTCGTGATAGGGTCTTGTCCATGGTCGTTGTTCCGTGTTCCTCGTTTGTCCGGCTCGGGGAGGGCCGTGTTCGGGAACGTGGTAGGACAAGGCGGGGCGGGAGACACTAGACAAGTCCCCCACTTGTTCGCTTTGGGGTGGGATTTCAACTTGTTGTAACCTGACCGTCAATTTCGTCGCGCAAATGATGCGCGCCCGTGCTTTTTCAAACCGGGCGCATTTGTCAGTCAAAGGCCATGAACATGCACTCGAATCCCCAAGGTGACGTCCGGCTCGGCACGGCCCCGTCGGTCCACCCCACGGCAGACGTTCGCGACAGCTCGCTTGGCCAGTACACCGAGGTCCTGGAAGATTGCCTGATGCTTGAATCCACCCTGGGCGACTATGCCTACCTCAGCCCGGGCTGTGACGTGGCGTACGCCGATATAGGCAAGTTCGCGTCCATAGCTTCGGACGTACGCATCGGCCCCACCAACCACCCCATGTGGCGGCCTTCCCAGCACCACTTCACCTACCGTAGCGCCCGCTACGGCTTTGGTCCGGACGACGATGCGGTCTTTGAATGGCGGCGCACCCAGCGCACGCGCATCGGCTGCGACGTCTGGATCGGCCACGCGGCCGTGGTCCTGCCCGGCGTGAGCGTGGGGCACGGTGCGGTCATCGGCGCCGGAGCCGTGGTCTCCAGGGACGTGCCGCCCTATGCCATTGTCGGCGGGGTTCCGGCCCGTCTGATCCGCGAGCGGTTCCCGGCCGAAGTCCGCCAGCGTCTCCTACGCCTTGCCTGGTGGGACTGGCCGCACGACTATCTGAGCAAGGCGTTGCCCGATTTCCGCGAGTTGGACATCGAGGCATTTCTGAACAAGTACGAGGTTGCGCTCTGATGAACGCGAAGACTCATGGACGATACGGCGTGTATTACGCCCCGGAGCGGGGCAGCGAGTTCGACCGGTTCGGCGCGGCCTGGCTCGGCCGGGACAACGAGACCGGCCTGCCCGTGGCCACGTCCCTGCCTGATGGACTTTCCGCCGACGAATGGCGGGAGGCGACTTCTTCGCCCAGGCACTACGGCTTTCACGGCACGCTCATGCCGCCTTTCACGCCTCTGCCGGATGTGGACGCGACCGCCATCCTGGATAGGCTGGAGTCTCTGGCCGCGTCATTGACGCCGTTCGAGCTGGCGCCCTTGTCGGTCCGTCGGATAGGGACATTCCTGGCCCTGGTCCCGGCTGACCAGGACGGCCTGTCCCAATGCGCCGAGGCCTGTCTGCGGGCCATGACCCCGCTGCGGATCCCGGCCACACCCGAGGAGAACGAGGCCCGCCGGTCGTCGAGCCTGACTCCGGCCCAGAACCGCCTGCTCGACGAGTGGGGCTATCCCTACGTGCTTTCCGAATTCCGTTTCCACATGACCCTGACCGGGCGCGTGGAGGACCCGGACCGGCGCGAGCGGCTGCTGGACATTCTGTCCGGCCTGGCCGAGCCCGTCACCGGCCGCCCCCGCCCTGTCCGTGAACTCTGTCTCTTCCACCAGCCTGACCGGTCCGCGCCGTTTCGGCTGATCCACCGGGCCCGGCTCGCCCATTCCAAGGAGAATTCATGACCCCTGGCAATCTCATTTACGTCATCGGTCCTTCCGGCTGCGGCAAGGACTCCATCATGCTCTACGCCCGCAAGCACTGCCCGGGAAACGAAGCGGCCTTCGCCCACCGTTACATCACGCGCCCGGCCGATGCCGGTGGCGAGAACCACGTGGCCCTGCTGCCCGACGAATACCGCGCCCGCCTTGATCGGGGCCTGTTCGCCCTGGCCTGGGACAGCCACGGCAACCGTTATGGGGTGGGCGTCGAGATAGACGCCTGGCTGGAAGCGGGCCTCAACGTGGTGGTCAACGGCTCGCGGGCCTTTCTGCCCGAGGCGGCCCGCCGCTATCCGGCTCTTGTCCCGGTGCTGGTCACTCTGGACCGGGACATCCTGCGCCAGCGCCTGATGCAGCGCGGCCGGGAAACCCCGGAAGAGATCGAGGGCCGTCTGCAGCGCGCCGGTGATTATTCCGTCAGCCATCCGGCCCTGCTGACCATCGATAACAGCGGAGAGCTGGCAGAGGCCGGTCGGGCGCTGCTCGAGTTAACCCGCAAACGCCCGTCCCGCATGCGTCGGGCGATCTGAAAGGAGACCCGGCAGAGAGTGGTTTTGGCCGTGCCTTGACTCTCTCGCGAATGTGACTATAGTTGGGAAAGTCGAAAGGTAGCCCCCTTGTCTCGCCTCCGGAAGACATTCCGGACCTGGTCGGACAGACCTTGGAGCAGACGCAAGCGGGGAGGAACACAAGCAGAATTCCGGTCTGGCAATGCCGCCGGAAGCAAGCGCAACCGACGCATCGCTTGTTCGCTTCCAGGCCGGTTTCGACGGCATGGTCGAATCCATGTTTTCCGGTTGAGGGCAGCTTGCCCGCCGAACACCCCCGGTTTCACACAATCCCGCCAGTGGATGGCTTCCCCCTTATTGCGGGGCTGGTGTCCACGGCATCGACAAGGAACATGCCGTCCGGCCCGATCGTTTGGGCGCGGGCGAAAGGATTCTTCGTTACACCCAATCGGAATCCTTATCCTGTCCCCCGGGGGCATGGGATTGATCGGGAAAAGGGTTGCAAACGCGATGAGCGTCCAGCCTCCCGACTGTTCGACCACATCAGATCAGCGCCACGCTCGATAGGGGCGTCTCCCGCATCGTTGTGCGGGGGACCGCCAATCCGGAGAACCGATCCGAAAGGACCGGCGTCATATATCCGGTCACGGCCTGATCTTCCTCTCATCTCCCTTTTAGGCCCGGTCTGCGGGCCGGGGGCCAACTGTCTACAGGAGGACATATGTTTTACGAATGCGACAAATGCCAATGGACCGGAACCTGGGATGCCCTGATTCTCGAAACGCTCTGCCCGCTTTGCCGTTCGAGCGTCACTCCCAAGCGTGACGAAAAAGGCCCGAACGGCCAGGCATCCTCAGGCTTGAAGCCCGGCGTCGTGCCCGGCCCGCCGCAGCGCGGCTGATCCTTCCGGACACTCCGGCCGGCTTGGCCCGAATGCAAGGCCCCTGAGCTCTCCTGCCGGGGCCTTGTCTTTTTCCCGCTGATCCGCGGTGGAAAATACTCCTTTACTTTGGCCGACCAATAACCGATAACAGGCCAGCTCAGCGTGACTGGACGTACGAATACTTCTTTGCCCCATTGGGCACCCAACGTTCCACACCCGTCGAACCAAGATTTACTCCCGTACCAGAGCACTCCCGATACACCGGGCAATCCCGGACCCCGACCGCTGTCGCGCGCCGTCGAATTTATTCCCTTTTTACAAAAGGTTACTATGTCTTTTTCCAATTTTTCCCTGGACCGGCGCATCCTCGCCGGCGTCGAGGGATGCGGCTATGAAAATCCCACTCCCATCCAGCAGCAGGCCATCCCTCTCGTGCTCAAAGGGCACGACGTCATGGGCCTGGCTCAAACCGGCACCGGCAAGACCGCTGCCTTTGCCCTGCCCATCCTGCAGCGGTTGCTGACCAGCAACAAGTCCGACCGGGCCCTGCCCAGCGTTCTGGTCCTGGCCCCCACCCGTGAACTCGCCCTCCAGATCCAAGAGAATTTCAACGATCTGGGCAAGCAGACCGGCATCCGTTCCGGCGTTGTCATCGGCGGCGTGGGCATGAACCCGCAGATCAAGGCCTTTTCCCATTGCCGCGTGATCGTGGCCTGCCCGGGCCGTCTGGTTCGGTTGCTGAACAAGGGCTCCGTGTCCCTCAACCACATCGACACCCTGGTCCTGGACGAAGCCGACCGCATGCTCGACATGGGCTTCATGCCGGACATCAAGCGCATCCTGGCCAAGCTGCCCGCCAAGCGGCAGAACCTGCTCTTCTCGGCCACCATGCCCAACGACATCCGCAAGCTCGCCGAGAATATCCTGAACAATCCCAAGACCGTGCAGGTGGCCAACACCAGGCCTGTGGAGTCCGTGGAACACTGCTTCTACACCACGGCCAACAATCTCAAGGGCGACCTGCTCACCCGACTGCTGGACGACGGCGACCGTCAAAGCGTGCTCGTCTTCACCCGGACCAAGCACAAGGCCAAGAATCTGGCCCGCAAGCTGTCCAACCAGGGATTCAAGTCCACTTTCCTGCAGGGCAACATGAGCCAGAGCCAGCGCCAGCGCGCCCTGGACGGTTTCCGCGACGGTCGGTTCGACATCATGGTCGCCACCGACATCGCCGCCCGCGGCATCGACTGCGACCGCATCTCCCACGTTATCAACTTCGACATGCCCGATACCGTGGAGACCTACACCCACCGCATCGGCCGCACCGGCCGCGCGGGCCGCTCCGGTTACGCCGTCAGCCTGGTCACCAGCGACGACAAGACCCAGGTCCGCGACATCGAGCGCGTCATGCGGGTCAAGCTCAAGCAGCAGACCATGTAGGGCCGACCGCTCACAGACCATTCAAGCCCCCTGGTATCCGCCAGGGGGCTTTTTTACGTCTTTTGACAGGTGGGAGGCCGCAGCCAAAAAAAGAGCCTGCGACCGATGGCCGCAGGCTCTTTTCGTTCTCTGCTGTCGTGGTTATTCCAGGGTCTTGATAAAGGAGTCGGCCTCGGCGATGGACTTGTCCATCTCCTTGATGAGGGCGTCCACATCGGTGCGGATGGAGGTCAGCTCGCCCTGGAGAGAGGCAATGGCCTTGGCGTTGAGGTTGTGCTTGAGATAGAGGACCTGATCGTGGAAGGCGTTGAGCACGGGATGCATTTTCTTTTCGGCGTTGCGCATGGCCCGGATCAGCCCGTTGTACTTCTTCTTGGTGGCGGCCAGCTTCTGTTCGCTGGACCGGCGCAACTTGGCGCTGGAGTACTCCTTGATCTCGGCCTTCCATTCATCAAACAGGGCGTCGGCCACGTCCTCGACGGAGTCTATGCGCGCCTTGACGTCGTCCGCCTGGTCCTTGCAGTCCTCATACTCGTCGTTGAGCTTTTCGTAGACTTCCTGAAGTTTGCCGCCGTCGAAGTTGACCACGGATTTGAACTGTTCCAGGGCCGTGGCGAACTGCTCCTTGGCGTCCTTTTGCGATTCGCGGGCGTTCTCGACCCGGTCGGACAGGATTTCGCGCTTGTCGTATCCCATGGATTCCATGGTCGAATAATAGGCTTTTGAGCAACCGTAGGCGAAAAAGAGGGTGAGCAGGGACAGGGCCAGAGCGAACCGTTTCATATGAGACTCCTTGATGCGGCGAATGTTTCCCGCTGAATACAACAAAGGGTGGGGATGGGCAAACCTAGGGGCGCTGGATGAGCAGGCGGCGCGCTCCGTTTGCCAGCGCCTTGGTAAATGCGGTCAGGCGTGCGGATTCGATGTTCCAGCACTGCCAATGCAGGCGCACGGTGAAGGTGTGTCCGGGCAGAAGGTCGACGATCTCGCCTCTTTCGAGAAAAGGCGCGGCCTGTTGGTCCGGGAGCATGCCGGCGACACGGCCTGAAGCAATGGCCGGGGCGAACTGTTCCGAAGAAGGCAGGTAGAAGGGCGATTGCAGATTGGGCCGCTGCCCCAACGCCTCGGTCAGCAAGACCTCGTGCATCACGTCCTTGCGGTTGAAGATAAGGATCGGGCCGGTTTCCACCATCTCCAACACCGCGTCATCATGGTACCATTTCGATTTGTATGACGGAGTGGCGTACAAACGATAGTCCATGTCGCCGAGATACTCCACGCGGCAGCCCTGAACCGGTTCGGGGCGGTCCGCGATGCAACCGAGCACGTCCCCGGCCTTGAGCAGCTTGAGGGTCTCGGCCTGATCGTCCACGGACAGGTCCAGGAGCACGGGCTCTGCGTCCAGGTACTCGTCCACAGCCGGGAAGAACCAGGTGGCCAGGGAATCGGCGTTGACGCCCACGGTCAGGGAGTCGAATCCGGCGTCATTCTGTCCCAGTCCTGCGCCCAGATCGTCTTCGAGCCGCCGCACCTGGCGGAAATGCTTGAGCATGGCCTGCCCGGCCACGGTGGGCCGGGGCGGCGAGGAGCGCACCAGAAGCACGCACCCGGCCTGCTCCTCCAGCAATTTGACACGCTGTGACACGGCCCCCTGGGTCAGATGGAGCACCCGCGCGCCTTTCTCGAACCCGCCTTCCCCAACCACGGCGGCAAAGGCCTCGACCAACTTGTAATCCAACATGTCCAATCATTAGCATCTCTAATGAACACTGAAAACAATTAGTTTTACACCACAGCAC is a genomic window of uncultured Pseudodesulfovibrio sp. containing:
- a CDS encoding alpha-D-ribose 1-methylphosphonate 5-phosphate C-P-lyase PhnJ; amino-acid sequence: MTTAAQTPPAVEAGYNYGYLNEQTKRMIRRAILKAVAIPGYQVPFAGREMPMPYGWGTGGIQLSASILGPDDVFKVIDQGADDTTNAVSIRKFFAKVTGVKTTERTGEATVIQTRHRIPETPLTDGQIMVYQVPIPEPLRWVEPRETETRTMHALEEYGVMHVQLYEDIARHGRIATNFMYPVKVNGRYIMSPSPIPKFDNPKLDNSPALHVFGAGREKRIYAIPPYTEVKSLDFEDYPFEVETWDGCCALCGAEDSYLDEVILNDKGERMFVCSDTDYCATRRSQGHTGPMAGREEFSELTGGRPENQDKKA
- a CDS encoding carbon-phosphorus lyase complex subunit PhnI → MYVAVKGGEQAIENAHRLMAEERRGEPSVPELSVEQILQQMRLSVDRVMSEGALYDPWLAALAVKQARGDLVEATFLLRAYRTTLPRLYDSLPVDTTAMDVRRRISATFKDIPGGQVLGPTFDYTHRLLDFTLAAESHPEPAAMAPDEGHDDRTGEPPLTRVMDLLAEEGLVDRPGDDAERPVGDITRDPMTYPASRDVRLQNLARGDEGFLLALGYSSQRGFGDNHPFAGEIRMGEVAVSICPDELGFEVEIGDITVSECEMVTSFKGSKDELPRFTRGYGLSFGYNERKVLAMSLVDRSLQARELGEDINAPSRDEEFVLSHSDNVEAQGFVQHLKLPHYVDFQADLVMVRGMRAEILKRAEAETEEAA
- the phnH gene encoding phosphonate C-P lyase system protein PhnH, whose protein sequence is MQGQAMDAAREPREPALENQRIFRAILLTMSHPGTVTVLGNWPKPPKGLHPAAAAVCLTLVDMDTPLWIGSTDPLDIQTYLRFHCGCPICSKPESAAFGLVLDGQELPDLGQFHPGDLEYPDRSATLIIQVKAMNVGRGVPLSGPGINGETRLHVDGLNPDFWRSMQRNARRFPLGIDVILATQTEIVSLPRTIQVGI
- the phnG gene encoding phosphonate C-P lyase system protein PhnG, translated to MKPDSDMKAPMDRQTRARKEWMGVLARTGTERLEAAYARLDPEPRFEHLRPPEVGMTMVQARAEARGERFNLGEMTMCRCSVRLADGSVGHGFVAGRDARHAELAALFDALLQDPESGPALHRAVIEPLSASLLEGRRKRAAKTAATRVNFFTMVRGQD
- the phnF gene encoding phosphonate metabolism transcriptional regulator PhnF translates to MLTRGNGIALWRQIHAQLETAISSGRFGPGDRLPSENSLSVEFGVNRHTIRRALSVLEEEGRIRVEQGRGSFVREPVIHYPVSRRTRFSENLSRQRRTPGNILLSAVDAEADPQVAEALGIRPGEVVTRITSAGEADGRRISYSTAFFPKTLFPGMVRVYRELKSVTRTLEYFGVTDYSRKQTRIIARMPTGEEAGELRQPKTRPVLVTESVNVDEKGVPVEFGVCLFASDWVQILVES
- a CDS encoding acetyltransferase yields the protein MHSNPQGDVRLGTAPSVHPTADVRDSSLGQYTEVLEDCLMLESTLGDYAYLSPGCDVAYADIGKFASIASDVRIGPTNHPMWRPSQHHFTYRSARYGFGPDDDAVFEWRRTQRTRIGCDVWIGHAAVVLPGVSVGHGAVIGAGAVVSRDVPPYAIVGGVPARLIRERFPAEVRQRLLRLAWWDWPHDYLSKALPDFRELDIEAFLNKYEVAL
- a CDS encoding DUF1045 domain-containing protein, with amino-acid sequence MNAKTHGRYGVYYAPERGSEFDRFGAAWLGRDNETGLPVATSLPDGLSADEWREATSSPRHYGFHGTLMPPFTPLPDVDATAILDRLESLAASLTPFELAPLSVRRIGTFLALVPADQDGLSQCAEACLRAMTPLRIPATPEENEARRSSSLTPAQNRLLDEWGYPYVLSEFRFHMTLTGRVEDPDRRERLLDILSGLAEPVTGRPRPVRELCLFHQPDRSAPFRLIHRARLAHSKENS
- the phnN gene encoding phosphonate metabolism protein/1,5-bisphosphokinase (PRPP-forming) PhnN; the protein is MTPGNLIYVIGPSGCGKDSIMLYARKHCPGNEAAFAHRYITRPADAGGENHVALLPDEYRARLDRGLFALAWDSHGNRYGVGVEIDAWLEAGLNVVVNGSRAFLPEAARRYPALVPVLVTLDRDILRQRLMQRGRETPEEIEGRLQRAGDYSVSHPALLTIDNSGELAEAGRALLELTRKRPSRMRRAI
- a CDS encoding DEAD/DEAH box helicase, which translates into the protein MSFSNFSLDRRILAGVEGCGYENPTPIQQQAIPLVLKGHDVMGLAQTGTGKTAAFALPILQRLLTSNKSDRALPSVLVLAPTRELALQIQENFNDLGKQTGIRSGVVIGGVGMNPQIKAFSHCRVIVACPGRLVRLLNKGSVSLNHIDTLVLDEADRMLDMGFMPDIKRILAKLPAKRQNLLFSATMPNDIRKLAENILNNPKTVQVANTRPVESVEHCFYTTANNLKGDLLTRLLDDGDRQSVLVFTRTKHKAKNLARKLSNQGFKSTFLQGNMSQSQRQRALDGFRDGRFDIMVATDIAARGIDCDRISHVINFDMPDTVETYTHRIGRTGRAGRSGYAVSLVTSDDKTQVRDIERVMRVKLKQQTM
- a CDS encoding DUF2959 domain-containing protein is translated as MKRFALALSLLTLFFAYGCSKAYYSTMESMGYDKREILSDRVENARESQKDAKEQFATALEQFKSVVNFDGGKLQEVYEKLNDEYEDCKDQADDVKARIDSVEDVADALFDEWKAEIKEYSSAKLRRSSEQKLAATKKKYNGLIRAMRNAEKKMHPVLNAFHDQVLYLKHNLNAKAIASLQGELTSIRTDVDALIKEMDKSIAEADSFIKTLE
- a CDS encoding LysR family transcriptional regulator ArgP — protein: MLDYKLVEAFAAVVGEGGFEKGARVLHLTQGAVSQRVKLLEEQAGCVLLVRSSPPRPTVAGQAMLKHFRQVRRLEDDLGAGLGQNDAGFDSLTVGVNADSLATWFFPAVDEYLDAEPVLLDLSVDDQAETLKLLKAGDVLGCIADRPEPVQGCRVEYLGDMDYRLYATPSYKSKWYHDDAVLEMVETGPILIFNRKDVMHEVLLTEALGQRPNLQSPFYLPSSEQFAPAIASGRVAGMLPDQQAAPFLERGEIVDLLPGHTFTVRLHWQCWNIESARLTAFTKALANGARRLLIQRP